The following are encoded in a window of Ruminiclostridium herbifermentans genomic DNA:
- a CDS encoding RHS repeat protein → MRIRDHNQKLIEKISYYHQVQDENIHKVSQAIDSYGNVVNYAYDTKNKKTTITDAKGRVTTYWYDDGFYTIRVQDPDGKSTYTEYVKYDKFNKYGDIKSTTDRNGSKTEYEIDDQGNVTKIIYPDKSTIIKEYDSKNNLIKEIDECGNTTYYIYDNNKINIIIYL, encoded by the coding sequence ATGAGAATACGGGATCATAATCAAAAGTTAATAGAAAAGATTAGCTATTACCATCAAGTTCAAGATGAAAACATACATAAGGTATCTCAGGCAATAGATTCATATGGTAATGTGGTAAATTATGCATATGATACAAAAAATAAGAAAACAACAATAACAGATGCAAAGGGTAGAGTAACAACCTATTGGTACGATGATGGCTTCTATACAATACGTGTTCAGGATCCTGATGGGAAATCTACATATACGGAGTATGTTAAATATGATAAATTTAATAAATATGGCGATATAAAATCAACAACTGACAGAAACGGCAGCAAAACTGAGTACGAAATAGATGACCAAGGTAATGTTACAAAAATAATATATCCAGACAAAAGTACCATAATAAAGGAATATGACAGCAAGAATAACCTGATAAAGGAAATAGATGAATGTGGAAACACAACCTACTACATATATGATAATAATAAAATAAACATAATTATTTATCTTTAG
- a CDS encoding kelch repeat-containing protein codes for MKSHKKCRKILALLLAIAITASGVIFNFPVENGKVVQFGGEIAKAETSPWTQKASAPEALSGHSAVAINGKMYVFGGVTASNYRSSSLYEYDPTTDIWTEKISSGPRGRDQSRYA; via the coding sequence ATGAAATCACACAAAAAATGCAGAAAAATTTTGGCTTTATTATTAGCAATAGCAATAACAGCATCAGGAGTAATATTCAATTTTCCTGTAGAAAACGGGAAGGTTGTGCAGTTTGGGGGAGAGATTGCAAAGGCGGAAACAAGCCCTTGGACACAAAAGGCAAGTGCTCCAGAGGCACTGTCTGGTCATTCGGCAGTAGCAATAAATGGTAAAATGTACGTTTTTGGGGGTGTAACTGCTAGCAATTATAGGTCGAGTAGTTTATACGAATATGATCCAACTACAGATATATGGACTGAAAAAATTTCTTCCGGTCCAAGGGGACGAGACCAATCGAGATACGCTTAA
- a CDS encoding polysaccharide deacetylase family protein, which yields MKKIVLISIVNKKLVPSRIIAAFVVICAIFAVGYTAKAVGVFNPERHLPIYSVETDKVAITFDCAWGASDIPTILDILEKENVKATFFMVGQWAEKFPDSVKLIANEGHDIANHGYSHLKMSTISKEKCKSEIELCNKKLEEISGVKVKLFRPPYGDYNNTVIDTCNELGCYPIQWNIDSLDWKREMSKQAILDRILKKTKPGSIILFHNDTQYTVELLPQIISELKREGLVFAPVSEMIMLDNYYIDNQGRQQRK from the coding sequence ATGAAAAAAATAGTTTTAATAAGTATTGTTAATAAAAAATTGGTACCAAGTAGGATCATAGCAGCATTTGTAGTTATTTGTGCAATTTTTGCTGTAGGGTATACTGCAAAAGCAGTAGGAGTTTTTAATCCTGAAAGGCATTTGCCAATTTACAGTGTTGAAACAGATAAGGTTGCAATAACTTTTGACTGTGCATGGGGAGCATCGGATATCCCAACTATTCTTGATATTCTGGAAAAGGAAAATGTTAAGGCTACTTTTTTTATGGTGGGGCAATGGGCAGAAAAATTCCCTGATTCAGTGAAGTTAATTGCAAATGAAGGGCACGATATTGCAAATCATGGATATTCTCATTTGAAAATGAGCACTATTAGCAAAGAAAAGTGTAAAAGTGAGATTGAACTGTGCAATAAAAAACTAGAGGAGATATCTGGAGTTAAAGTGAAATTATTTAGGCCACCTTATGGAGACTATAACAACACTGTTATTGACACATGCAATGAACTTGGCTGCTATCCTATTCAGTGGAATATTGACAGCCTAGATTGGAAGAGAGAAATGAGCAAACAAGCGATTCTGGATAGGATACTAAAGAAAACAAAGCCCGGTTCAATTATTTTATTTCACAATGACACTCAGTATACTGTAGAGCTGCTTCCCCAGATTATATCAGAGCTTAAGAGAGAAGGTCTTGTATTTGCACCTGTTTCAGAAATGATAATGCTGGATAATTATTATATTGACAATCAGGGCAGGCAGCAAAGGAAGTAG
- a CDS encoding dockerin type I domain-containing protein: protein MKKLIFSIIMAIILTSIAPYSTIFAAQINGSDVMVIGDSYFAMSGEIVRALEREARNAGVLGANDRFRDYTVSGSTLANNGIPSQYKNGINSGKVKYVIMDGGGNDCLQGWTPPPYNENTPFIKNATDAVTNLLRDMKNDGVVKVFYLFYPNPNADLNGLKGKLDALRPIMQATVANAAIKPETYFFDIRPAWDGHLSEYTLPDGIHPTTAGSIATAQAMWAEMQKVNFFGTSTPAIKYGDYNNDGSIDALDFSAFKIYLMNPERTYTEVLDLNGDKNVDAIDFAIMKQYLLGIISNLPSK, encoded by the coding sequence ATGAAAAAACTCATATTTTCTATCATCATGGCTATTATTTTAACAAGTATCGCACCCTATTCAACTATTTTTGCTGCTCAAATAAATGGCAGTGACGTTATGGTTATTGGTGACTCATATTTCGCAATGTCTGGTGAAATTGTAAGAGCCTTAGAAAGAGAAGCTAGAAATGCTGGTGTTTTAGGCGCAAACGATAGATTTAGAGACTACACAGTATCTGGGTCTACTCTAGCTAATAATGGCATCCCTTCTCAGTACAAAAATGGTATTAATTCTGGTAAAGTAAAGTATGTAATAATGGATGGCGGCGGAAACGATTGCTTGCAAGGTTGGACTCCTCCACCATATAATGAAAACACTCCCTTTATTAAAAATGCAACCGACGCAGTTACTAATCTATTAAGAGACATGAAAAATGATGGAGTTGTTAAAGTATTTTATTTGTTCTACCCTAATCCAAATGCAGATCTAAACGGTTTAAAAGGAAAATTGGATGCATTAAGACCAATAATGCAAGCTACAGTAGCTAATGCAGCAATAAAGCCAGAAACATATTTCTTTGATATAAGACCAGCATGGGACGGACATTTATCAGAATATACACTTCCTGATGGTATACATCCTACTACAGCTGGAAGTATTGCAACAGCACAAGCTATGTGGGCTGAAATGCAAAAAGTCAACTTTTTTGGCACTAGCACTCCTGCAATAAAATATGGAGACTATAATAATGACGGCAGCATTGATGCCTTGGATTTCTCGGCTTTTAAAATATATTTGATGAATCCTGAACGTACATACACAGAAGTTTTAGACCTTAATGGTGATAAAAACGTAGATGCAATCGACTTTGCTATTATGAAACAGTACCTGTTGGGTATTATAAGTAATCTACCAAGCAAATAG
- a CDS encoding metallophosphoesterase, producing MALTVIGMVIGLIIMLITLGSVNYYIALRLYQGINYIFPQINAKVYIGIFIFITLTMILGFARSLLQLPMAIKNIMGLISSYWMGILVYTLLSFIIADLALVIGSMTKLIPNPMPKSIRFYSGLIVVLLTIGTVGYGIYSANKIKHVSYDISLREKTLSSELKIAMISDLHLGAVNSENRIENMVREINNLKPDLVCIAGDIFDNDYYAIQGPDEISDLLKSITSTNGVYASLGNHDAGETLKEMMDFLERSNIKLLNDQHVIVDESLVLVGRLDSSPIGGFGGMSRKDLAEIIDLADNKLPVVVIDHNPQNIDEYGSGVDLILAGHTHKGQIFPGSLFTRAIYAVDYGHYQKDSNSPHVVVTSGVGTWGMPMRVGTNCEIVSIKLH from the coding sequence ATGGCTTTGACAGTAATAGGTATGGTTATTGGCCTTATTATTATGTTAATTACACTTGGAAGTGTTAATTACTATATTGCACTGAGATTATATCAAGGTATTAACTATATTTTTCCTCAAATAAATGCAAAAGTTTATATTGGTATATTCATTTTTATTACCTTGACAATGATCCTTGGATTTGCGCGGTCTTTATTACAGTTACCAATGGCAATAAAAAATATAATGGGCTTAATTAGCTCGTACTGGATGGGCATCTTAGTATATACATTATTGTCTTTTATCATTGCAGACTTGGCTTTAGTGATTGGAAGCATGACAAAGTTAATACCAAATCCTATGCCTAAGAGTATACGTTTTTACTCAGGACTAATTGTCGTTTTGTTAACCATCGGAACAGTAGGCTATGGAATATATAGCGCAAATAAGATTAAACATGTATCCTATGACATTTCGCTTAGAGAAAAGACTTTGTCATCTGAATTAAAAATAGCCATGATAAGTGATTTGCATTTAGGAGCCGTTAATTCTGAAAATCGTATTGAGAATATGGTCAGAGAAATTAATAATTTAAAGCCTGATCTTGTGTGTATAGCAGGAGATATCTTTGATAATGATTATTACGCTATACAAGGTCCAGATGAAATTAGTGATTTGCTTAAGAGTATTACATCAACAAACGGTGTATATGCAAGTCTAGGAAACCATGATGCTGGAGAAACACTAAAGGAAATGATGGATTTTCTTGAGCGAAGCAACATAAAACTACTAAATGACCAACATGTTATTGTTGATGAATCCTTGGTTTTGGTTGGGAGATTGGATTCTTCGCCCATTGGGGGATTTGGAGGTATGAGCCGTAAGGATTTAGCCGAAATAATAGATTTAGCAGATAATAAACTTCCCGTAGTTGTTATAGATCATAATCCGCAAAACATTGATGAATACGGAAGCGGAGTTGATTTAATTCTTGCTGGACATACTCACAAGGGGCAGATATTCCCAGGCAGTCTGTTTACAAGGGCAATTTATGCTGTGGATTACGGACATTATCAAAAGGATAGCAATAGCCCTCATGTTGTTGTAACATCTGGAGTAGGTACTTGGGGAATGCCAATGCGAGTAGGCACTAATTGTGAGATTGTTAGTATTAAATTGCATTAG
- a CDS encoding family 43 glycosylhydrolase, whose protein sequence is MQNLISKKMTMVLAVFVALTCVNVFFMNFSLEADASSASAPESYNTIKYGDVDGDGQINSIDFAHIKKYLLGYSTLTDEALKAADVNGDDVVDSIDYAIHKQFLLGIISEFPADKLPPPPVIPTFKDVTVHDPSVIKTNGTYYVIGSHLASAKTNDLMQWQQISSSVSNSNPLIPNVFTELKQSFDWAQTQTMWAGDIIQLQDGKYYMYYCLCKGDSPRSTLGLAVSNSVTGPYKDVGILLKSGMWNQPGEGGTIYDATKDPNTVDPHTFFDKNGNLWMVYGSYSGGIFILKMDPKTGKPYSGQGYGKKLLGGNHSRIEAPYILYSPQSDYYYLFLSFGGLDSTGGYNIRVARSKNPDGPYVDAAGKNMIDCRGAVGTTFDDKSIEPFGLKLMGNFKFAESGVGYVSPGHNSAYYDEETNKYYLIFHTRFPGQGEMHQVRVHQMFINEDGWPVVAPHRYGGETITKYSAEEVSGEYAYINHGKDISANIKNSVKITLNRDGTISGSVNGKWQLSGKNDIILTVNGVNYAGVVLKQWDSGLNKFVITFSAIAKNDNASIWGSKIN, encoded by the coding sequence ATGCAGAATTTGATATCGAAGAAAATGACTATGGTATTAGCAGTTTTTGTTGCTTTGACTTGTGTAAATGTGTTTTTTATGAATTTTAGTTTAGAAGCAGACGCATCAAGTGCATCGGCACCTGAGTCATATAATACTATAAAATATGGTGATGTAGACGGAGATGGGCAGATAAATTCGATAGATTTTGCTCATATAAAAAAATATTTGCTAGGTTATTCTACATTAACAGATGAAGCCCTCAAAGCCGCTGATGTTAATGGAGATGATGTAGTGGATTCAATAGACTATGCTATACATAAGCAATTTTTACTAGGTATCATTTCTGAGTTTCCTGCGGATAAACTACCTCCACCTCCTGTTATACCGACATTTAAAGATGTAACGGTGCATGATCCTTCAGTTATCAAGACTAATGGAACTTATTATGTTATTGGTTCCCATTTGGCTTCCGCTAAAACTAATGACTTAATGCAATGGCAGCAAATTTCTTCAAGCGTTAGCAATTCAAATCCATTAATACCAAATGTATTTACAGAATTAAAACAATCCTTTGACTGGGCGCAGACCCAAACAATGTGGGCAGGCGATATAATTCAGCTTCAAGACGGAAAATATTATATGTATTATTGTTTATGCAAAGGTGATTCTCCAAGGTCGACTCTTGGTTTGGCAGTATCAAATAGTGTAACAGGTCCTTACAAGGATGTTGGTATATTATTGAAGTCTGGAATGTGGAATCAACCAGGTGAAGGCGGAACTATATATGATGCTACAAAGGACCCTAATACTGTTGACCCTCACACATTCTTCGATAAAAACGGGAATCTTTGGATGGTTTATGGCTCCTATTCAGGAGGTATCTTTATACTAAAGATGGATCCTAAAACAGGAAAACCATATTCAGGTCAGGGTTATGGTAAAAAGCTATTAGGAGGAAATCACAGTAGGATTGAAGCACCTTATATACTATATAGTCCTCAATCAGATTATTATTACTTGTTTTTAAGCTTTGGCGGTCTTGATTCTACTGGTGGTTATAATATTAGGGTTGCACGTTCTAAAAACCCTGATGGACCTTATGTAGATGCGGCTGGAAAAAATATGATTGACTGTCGTGGTGCAGTTGGTACCACTTTTGATGATAAATCCATCGAACCTTTTGGACTAAAACTCATGGGGAATTTCAAGTTTGCTGAAAGTGGAGTGGGTTATGTTTCTCCAGGCCATAACAGCGCATATTATGATGAAGAAACAAATAAGTACTATCTCATTTTTCATACCAGATTCCCAGGTCAGGGAGAAATGCATCAGGTAAGAGTACATCAAATGTTTATAAATGAAGATGGATGGCCTGTTGTTGCACCTCATCGCTATGGGGGAGAAACCATTACAAAATATAGTGCAGAAGAAGTTAGCGGAGAATATGCTTATATTAACCATGGTAAAGATATTAGTGCAAACATAAAGAATTCTGTAAAAATAACACTAAATAGAGATGGTACAATTTCAGGAAGTGTAAACGGAAAATGGCAGTTAAGTGGTAAAAATGACATTATACTAACTGTCAATGGAGTTAATTATGCGGGTGTTGTTTTAAAACAATGGGATAGCGGACTTAATAAATTTGTTATTACCTTTAGTGCAATAGCCAAAAATGATAATGCTTCAATATGGGGAAGTAAAATTAATTAA
- a CDS encoding AgrD family cyclic lactone autoinducer peptide has product MQKTKLTNVIGKSIEKISIQKAGKCMLMIYQPKVPKVLREKKESTK; this is encoded by the coding sequence ATGCAAAAGACGAAGTTAACTAATGTAATTGGAAAGAGTATTGAAAAAATATCAATTCAGAAGGCTGGTAAATGTATGTTGATGATTTATCAACCTAAGGTTCCCAAGGTACTTAGAGAAAAAAAGGAATCTACAAAGTAA
- a CDS encoding accessory gene regulator ArgB-like protein: MKIIRRFAYSSAVYIQKNNNGNHENRRILYFGFQAIYGDIIKLIIVILISSALKSLLQVLALTFAFVLLRRYAGGFHMDTEGKCIISTVCSFVIPGTLISKISFEFNTVWIIIIIAVAFVICLFLLKKYAPKDCVNRPIEEDEAAIFKRKAIRDVIILIIISIILAILGQHLLSLSIVAGILIEIFTLVPVGYRLFERINSWL, from the coding sequence ATGAAAATTATTAGAAGATTTGCATATTCGAGCGCAGTTTATATTCAAAAAAATAATAATGGTAATCACGAAAACAGAAGAATCCTTTATTTCGGCTTTCAAGCTATATACGGAGATATCATTAAGCTAATTATTGTTATATTAATTTCGTCTGCCTTAAAATCACTTTTACAAGTATTAGCACTGACATTCGCATTTGTTTTACTCAGAAGATATGCAGGCGGATTTCATATGGACACTGAAGGAAAATGCATTATTTCTACCGTTTGTTCTTTTGTTATTCCCGGAACGCTAATTAGTAAGATTAGTTTTGAATTTAATACAGTCTGGATCATAATTATTATTGCCGTAGCATTTGTAATTTGCTTATTCCTCTTAAAAAAATATGCTCCAAAGGACTGCGTAAATAGGCCAATTGAAGAAGATGAGGCAGCTATTTTCAAAAGAAAAGCTATTCGAGACGTTATTATACTGATAATAATATCAATTATTCTTGCTATCTTAGGCCAGCACTTATTATCTTTATCTATTGTTGCTGGAATTTTAATTGAGATTTTTACCTTGGTTCCAGTTGGATATAGGTTGTTTGAGAGGATTAATTCTTGGCTTTAG
- a CDS encoding DUF4956 domain-containing protein: MFDSLLNFGTDTTALSFEGLVLSLVSAFVLGVIISFTYKKTHVKGQYSQNFSLTLVMIPCIIAIIILMVGSNIARAFGLTGAFSIIRFRSNATDPKDISYVLFTMAAGLACGAGSYSYALFFTVILCIIMFILSKINFGAKNSTYKLLKIIIPEDLDYQGAFDDVFETYTINHELKKVKTTDLGTLYELVYNVTIKNDVNEKSFLDELRCRNGNLNIILSMNAEPGDN; encoded by the coding sequence ATGTTTGATTCATTATTAAATTTTGGAACAGATACCACTGCATTGTCATTTGAGGGACTAGTTTTATCACTAGTTTCTGCTTTTGTGTTAGGTGTAATTATTAGCTTTACTTATAAGAAAACTCATGTAAAAGGACAGTATTCACAGAATTTTTCATTAACATTGGTAATGATACCATGTATTATAGCAATTATTATTTTAATGGTAGGAAGTAATATTGCAAGAGCATTTGGTCTTACAGGCGCATTTTCAATAATACGTTTTAGGAGTAATGCAACAGATCCTAAAGATATATCTTATGTATTATTTACAATGGCTGCTGGTCTTGCTTGTGGAGCAGGAAGTTATTCTTATGCATTATTTTTTACGGTAATTTTATGTATAATAATGTTTATATTATCTAAAATTAATTTTGGTGCAAAAAATTCAACTTACAAATTATTAAAAATTATCATTCCCGAGGACTTAGATTATCAAGGGGCATTTGATGACGTTTTTGAAACATATACAATAAATCATGAACTCAAAAAAGTTAAAACAACCGATTTGGGTACACTTTATGAACTTGTATATAATGTGACTATTAAAAACGATGTAAATGAAAAAAGTTTCCTAGATGAACTCAGATGCAGGAATGGAAACTTAAACATTATTCTTTCAATGAATGCAGAGCCTGGGGATAATTGA
- a CDS encoding polyphosphate polymerase domain-containing protein, protein MAIEVFNRHENKYLLNSDTYEMLSKKLREYMELDEYNKTHPFYTISNIYYDTHDNHLIRTSLAKPKYKEKLRLRAYGVPSLEDKVYLEIKKKVNGMVNKRRTKLILREAYEFVNTGEKPEIKKYMNQQVLKELEYFLKVYKLSPKLYLAYDRQAYFAINNRDLRLTFDTNIRTRREDLRLEAGDYGDKLLDDDVWLMEVKAEKCIPVWLAKILSEYKLYKTSFSKYGTEYKSMIKKRLEMRGNECLIHY, encoded by the coding sequence ATGGCTATAGAGGTATTTAACAGACATGAAAACAAGTATTTGTTAAATAGTGATACTTATGAGATGCTTTCAAAGAAGCTAAGGGAATATATGGAACTTGATGAATATAATAAAACTCATCCGTTTTATACAATAAGTAATATATATTATGATACCCATGATAATCACCTTATTAGAACTTCATTAGCAAAACCAAAATATAAAGAAAAACTTAGATTACGTGCCTATGGAGTACCTTCTCTTGAAGACAAAGTCTATTTAGAAATAAAGAAAAAAGTAAATGGCATGGTAAACAAAAGACGGACAAAGTTAATTTTACGAGAAGCCTATGAATTTGTTAATACTGGAGAAAAACCAGAAATTAAAAAATATATGAATCAGCAAGTTTTAAAAGAACTAGAATATTTTTTAAAAGTTTATAAACTTTCGCCAAAGCTTTATCTTGCGTATGACAGACAGGCATATTTTGCCATAAACAATAGAGACTTACGTTTGACTTTTGATACTAATATTCGTACAAGAAGAGAAGATCTTAGGCTTGAAGCTGGAGATTATGGCGATAAGCTTCTTGACGATGATGTTTGGCTTATGGAGGTCAAGGCTGAAAAATGTATTCCTGTATGGCTTGCTAAAATTCTTAGCGAGTATAAACTATACAAAACGAGTTTTTCTAAATATGGAACTGAATATAAGTCTATGATAAAAAAACGATTAGAAATGAGGGGAAATGAATGTTTGATTCATTATTAA
- a CDS encoding carbohydrate-binding domain-containing protein → MKRKLLLVLSLVGTLTFSSMLANAAVVYGDANSDGVVDALDIAAMKGILLGNSTIGDLKAADVNGDGTVDAIDFALLKSYLLGSITKFPADTGTTPEEPVDPKEAWKLNVGKISLGSTITCTGTGASVSGTTVNITAGGDFEVVGTLSNGMIYVNTTDRVKLRLNGCSITNSNGPAIYFHNVDKGFITIEKGTTNYLTDGRTYSTANADAKAALFSNDDLEIKGSGTLYITANHKHGICGDDDIKIENGNIIIKSAPSDGIHCNETIKITGGTLDITATSDCIDTDGDVIIEDGNLTLNAGDDGIHSELDLTINGGSITVTKAYEGIEGKTIVTVNNGTINITAREDGLCAGKKLIINGGDISITAGTDAYDSNGTITMTGGNAIIYGGGFPDGCADCDTNNFTITGGTLAAVGGCTSSPTASTSTQCSAVLSGPTSVNAVVSIKNSAGTEIFKFTAKKTGATLLFTSPSLLKGQTYTMYVNGASTRTFTTNSMVTSAGGQIFGFGGGGIPGGGPGWGWGW, encoded by the coding sequence ATGAAAAGAAAATTGCTTTTAGTATTATCGCTAGTAGGTACACTAACTTTTAGCAGTATGCTAGCGAATGCAGCAGTTGTTTATGGTGATGCAAATTCGGATGGAGTAGTAGATGCACTTGATATTGCTGCAATGAAGGGGATTCTTTTAGGAAATTCAACAATCGGTGACTTAAAAGCTGCGGATGTAAATGGCGACGGTACAGTAGATGCAATTGATTTTGCGCTGTTAAAAAGTTATCTGTTAGGTAGTATAACTAAGTTCCCAGCTGATACTGGTACTACTCCTGAAGAGCCAGTTGATCCTAAAGAAGCATGGAAACTCAATGTTGGGAAAATAAGTCTGGGAAGTACAATCACATGTACTGGAACGGGTGCGTCCGTAAGTGGTACAACAGTTAATATTACAGCTGGCGGTGATTTTGAGGTTGTTGGTACTTTATCAAACGGTATGATTTATGTAAATACTACTGATAGGGTTAAGCTTCGTCTTAATGGCTGCAGTATTACTAATTCAAATGGGCCGGCTATTTACTTCCATAATGTTGACAAAGGATTTATTACAATTGAGAAGGGCACAACCAACTACTTAACTGATGGAAGAACTTATTCTACAGCTAATGCTGATGCTAAGGCTGCTTTATTCAGCAATGATGATTTGGAGATTAAGGGATCAGGAACTCTTTATATTACAGCTAATCATAAGCACGGTATTTGTGGCGATGACGATATCAAAATTGAAAATGGAAATATCATAATTAAATCTGCTCCTTCAGACGGAATTCATTGCAATGAAACTATTAAAATTACTGGAGGAACTTTAGACATTACTGCAACTTCAGACTGTATTGATACAGACGGCGATGTAATAATTGAAGATGGTAATCTAACTCTTAATGCAGGTGATGATGGAATACATTCTGAATTGGATTTAACAATTAATGGTGGTTCAATTACAGTTACAAAAGCATATGAAGGTATTGAAGGTAAAACTATAGTTACTGTTAATAATGGTACTATAAATATAACTGCAAGAGAAGATGGATTATGTGCTGGAAAAAAACTAATTATAAATGGTGGAGACATTAGTATAACTGCAGGAACAGATGCGTATGACTCAAATGGAACAATAACTATGACTGGTGGTAATGCTATAATTTACGGCGGTGGATTTCCAGATGGTTGTGCTGACTGCGATACAAATAACTTTACTATAACAGGAGGAACACTTGCAGCAGTTGGCGGATGTACATCTTCTCCAACAGCTTCCACATCAACACAATGCTCAGCTGTATTATCTGGTCCTACATCAGTAAATGCTGTGGTTAGTATAAAAAATTCAGCAGGAACAGAAATATTCAAATTTACTGCTAAAAAAACGGGTGCAACTTTGCTGTTTACTTCCCCATCTTTATTAAAGGGACAAACCTATACAATGTATGTTAATGGAGCATCTACAAGAACTTTTACAACAAATTCAATGGTAACTAGTGCTGGTGGTCAAATATTTGGATTTGGTGGCGGTGGAATCCCAGGTGGCGGCCCAGGCTGGGGTTGGGGCTGGTAA
- a CDS encoding response regulator transcription factor, with translation MNILLVEDRIPLTDSLLSILKKNNHSIDRTDNIGDGLYLALLGAYDIVVMDTFDHTTDCITLIKSIRKSGLTMPILLLSNQSEVSYKVMGLDSGADDYLVKPFSIDELLARIRALGRRKNTILLNSTLSFGDITLDTNSLKLSTDKEETTLTCRESKLLEFLIIRKCMITSKDIIIEKIWGFDSEAQANHVEVYISFLRKKLSSLNSKVIINTIRGLGYKLDIS, from the coding sequence ATGAATATTCTGCTTGTTGAAGACAGAATTCCATTAACTGATTCATTGTTAAGCATATTAAAAAAGAATAATCACTCAATAGACCGTACTGATAATATCGGAGATGGACTATATCTTGCTTTGCTCGGTGCTTACGATATTGTTGTAATGGATACTTTCGATCATACAACAGATTGTATAACTCTCATAAAAAGTATAAGGAAAAGCGGATTAACAATGCCTATACTTCTTCTTTCTAATCAAAGTGAAGTATCCTATAAAGTAATGGGACTTGATAGCGGAGCTGATGACTATCTAGTTAAACCCTTTTCTATAGATGAGTTATTAGCAAGAATCAGAGCTTTAGGAAGGAGAAAAAATACAATACTGCTAAATAGCACACTTAGTTTCGGGGATATTACTCTCGATACTAATAGTTTAAAGCTTTCAACAGATAAAGAAGAAACTACTTTAACCTGTCGCGAGAGTAAACTTTTAGAATTTTTAATTATTAGAAAGTGCATGATTACTTCAAAAGACATAATAATAGAGAAAATCTGGGGATTTGATTCTGAAGCACAAGCAAATCATGTAGAAGTATACATATCTTTTTTAAGAAAAAAATTATCTTCTTTAAATTCAAAAGTAATAATAAATACTATTCGTGGATTAGGCTACAAGCTAGATATATCTTAA